One genomic window of Cinclus cinclus chromosome 6, bCinCin1.1, whole genome shotgun sequence includes the following:
- the ZDHHC22 gene encoding palmitoyltransferase ZDHHC22, with the protein MLVLRLLNVVAPAYFLCISLVTFVLQIFVFIPSMFRDPSTTPLFSPALLHGALFLFLSANALGNYVLVIQSSPEDLGKDLNLGEGAEVADWLDGNRSPGSGLYSTHFCRLCARVTQRHDHHCFFTGNCIGSRNMRNFIMFCLYTSLACLHSLVAGMAYISATLSMSFVDPLAFLTLLPHSISEFFSGALLSSEMFVILMLYLWLGIGLACAGFCCHQMLLILRGQTRYQVRKGVVVRARPWRENLQEVFGKKWLLGLLIPVQNVESSYRRQKEK; encoded by the exons ATGCTAGTTCTCAGGTTACTCAATGTTGTCGCTCCAGCCTACTTCTTGTGCATCTCCCTAGTGACCTTCGTCCTCCAGATCTTTGTCTTCATCCCCAGCATGTTCAGAGACCCTTCCACCACTCCACTTTTCTCGCCTGCTCTGCTGCATGGGgccctcttcctcttcctctcagcTAATGCCCTGGGCAACTACGTCCTTGTGATCCAGAGCTCCCCCGAGGACTTGGGCAAGGACTTAAACTTGGGCGAAGGAGCTGAAGTGGCAGACTGGCTGGATGGAAACAGGTCCCCTGGCTCAGGCTTGTACAGCACTCACTTCTGTAGATTGTGTGCCAGAGTCACCCAGAGGCATGACCACCACTGTTTCTTCACAGGGAACTGCATCGGGAGCAGGAACATGCGAAACTTCATCATGTTCTGCCTCTACACCTCCCTGGCTTGCCTTCACTCCCTGGTGGCAGGCATGGCTTACATTTCTGCTACACTTTCCATGTCCTTTGTGGACCCACTGGCCTTCCTCACTCTTCTGCCTCACTCCATCAGCGAGTTCTTCTCAG GAGCTCTCCTTAGCTCTGAGATGTTTGTCATCCTCATGCTCTACCTCTGGCTTGGGATTGGACTGGCCTGTGCTGGCTTCTGCTGTCACCAGATGCTGCTGATCCTGCGTGGGCAGACACGGTACCAGGTGCGGAAAGGAGTGGTGGTAAGAGCCCGGCCCTGGAGGGAGAACCTGCAAGAAGTCTTTGGCAAGAAGTGGCTGCTAGGACTTCTCATCCCTGTGCAGAACGTGGAGAGTAGCTACCGTaggcagaaagagaaataa